The window CGCCGGTGCAGAACTTCGAGGATGCGCTCGCCTACTGCGGCACGCTGGACTACCTCAACGCCCGCGCCGGCCTGCACGAACGCCTGGCCGCCCACGGCCTGCCGGTGCTCGACGCGCGCCCGAGCGAGCTCGGGCCGCAGCTGGTCGGCCGCTATCTGGCGTGGAAAAAGGCTGGGGTGCTGTAGCGGCGCAGTGGCGTAGGATGGGTTAGCGGCGCTAGGCACGATCCGCACAGCCAGTAAAAACTGGCCGCGCCGCGTAACCCATCATGGAGGCCCCGCAGCGTCGATTCGATGGGTATCGCTGCGCTCAACCCATCCTACGATTCCGCATCGCGGATTGGTGCGCCCGTCCGTACGCACCAAGGACATCCCGTCGCGCTTATGCGGAAGCGGCGTAGCTGTGGAAGCTGAAGTAATAACGCAGCGCCTCGACCATTTCGATGTAATCGGCCGGCGGCGCCACCAGGGCGAAGCCGGAATCGAAGCCGCCGGGGGTGACATCCTCGCGGCACCACTGGCAGGTGGCGCTGAAGTCGATGAAACGCAGGCCATCCTGACCGGGAATCTTCAGGCGCAGATCGAAACGCGCGCCCACCAGCATCGGCAACTGGCTGATCAGCATCAACCCATCCAGCGAGACATTGCCGATGTAGCCCATTGGCTTGTCGGTGATGCGGTTGAAGACTTTCAGGTAATACGGCAACTGGTGGCGTTCGATTCGACGTTCAATTCGCATGATGGCAAACCGTGTAATGGCAAATCGCTACTTAGCTTTCGAGTATGCCCGCTCGAATGACGGGAAACCAGCCCCTATCCACAGCGCTGGACAACTCGCTCGCGCAATTGACGCTGAACGGCGCTGATCTCGGCGTCGCTGTAATACACCCGCTGGCCGGCGGCATCCTCGTGGTAATAACGCCCGCCCTGGGAAACCTGCTCCAGCTGGTCACGCAGCTTGCTGCACTCCTGCTCGCGCTTGGCCTGGCGCTCGCTGCTCTGGCTTGTCGCCTGCTCCTGTTCCTGCCGCCGTGCGTCATAGAAACGCTCGGTGCGCGCCTCGCGCTCGCGGGTGGCGGCATCGCGCTCGACCACCTGCGGTTTGACCTCGACCTGCTCGGCCCCCGCCTGCGGACGCTGGTCGAAATGCACCTGACCCTGGGCATCGGTCCAGCGATAGATCTCCGCCGACGCCAGACCCGGCAGCACGGTGACGGACAGCAGCACAGTGCACAACAATTGACGCATGATCATCCTCCCTGAAACCACCCCCTGAGCTTAGCGCCGCGCCAAGGCCGCTCAAGCCAGCCGCGACCGGCGGTTGGCCGGACCTGTCAGAGGGTTGCCGGCGATGTCCTGGCCGCTTCCGCACGGTCGATCCGGCCGAGCTGCCGCAAGGTATCCAGCCGCGCGCGGGCGCGATAGGCGTACTCGCTGCTGGGGTAGCGGGCAATGATGAATTGATAGGTCTGCGCCGCATCGACGAACAGGTTCTGCCGCTCCAGGCACTGGCCGCGCAGCAGCGAGACCTCCGGCTGGATATAGCCGCGCGAGCGACTCTTGCGCTCGACCTGGGACAGCTCGAGCATCACCCGCTCGCAATTGCCGCGGCCGTACTCGCGGTAGGCGTTGTTCAGGTGGTAATCCATCG is drawn from Pseudomonas cavernae and contains these coding sequences:
- a CDS encoding PilZ domain-containing protein, translating into MRIERRIERHQLPYYLKVFNRITDKPMGYIGNVSLDGLMLISQLPMLVGARFDLRLKIPGQDGLRFIDFSATCQWCREDVTPGGFDSGFALVAPPADYIEMVEALRYYFSFHSYAASA
- a CDS encoding DUF4124 domain-containing protein, with amino-acid sequence MRQLLCTVLLSVTVLPGLASAEIYRWTDAQGQVHFDQRPQAGAEQVEVKPQVVERDAATREREARTERFYDARRQEQEQATSQSSERQAKREQECSKLRDQLEQVSQGGRYYHEDAAGQRVYYSDAEISAVQRQLRERVVQRCG
- a CDS encoding tetratricopeptide repeat protein — its product is MRILLLLTLALSAVGCARWSMDYHLNNAYREYGRGNCERVMLELSQVERKSRSRGYIQPEVSLLRGQCLERQNLFVDAAQTYQFIIARYPSSEYAYRARARLDTLRQLGRIDRAEAARTSPATL